From the Candidatus Saccharimonadales bacterium genome, one window contains:
- a CDS encoding LysM peptidoglycan-binding domain-containing protein, whose amino-acid sequence MALSFPIGSNTGLGWRNHISREAFSGSLESFPPATWQLGTGAAESISKTKLPRLTDAKNRSAELARATENQVKNVRTVLAQPTAKRLSLHVAVASAITLVVVAGSSASSHQASLINSPAGLGSVLDEASAANVAAVVAAKTNLTIASDANQTASALSAQISLPTSSSDFLNKRQAVATSGADQHTIINYSVADGDTLSGIAAKFNVTTATIKWANNLTDSDNIKPGQALTILPISGLLYTVQGGDTADSLAAKYQSNAAQILSFNDAEVKGLTPGQQIIIPDGVKADAPAAKAATNIAIATSGRNSRLLPRLAFSGNGYAYGYCTYYVASRRYVPSNWGNAAAWYYNAKASGYAVGSAPAAGAIAWTSGGYYGHVAYVEGVSGGMVTVSEMNYNGGWNHISSRTVPASEFRYIY is encoded by the coding sequence GTGGCCCTTAGTTTCCCAATCGGTAGTAATACCGGCTTGGGGTGGAGAAATCACATTAGTAGAGAAGCCTTCAGCGGCTCCCTCGAATCGTTCCCGCCTGCCACCTGGCAGCTTGGAACCGGAGCAGCCGAGTCCATCTCTAAAACAAAACTCCCACGTTTAACAGACGCCAAAAACCGCTCGGCCGAACTAGCCCGAGCAACTGAAAACCAAGTTAAGAATGTGCGCACAGTCCTGGCTCAACCAACTGCCAAAAGGCTTAGTTTGCACGTGGCAGTGGCCAGCGCAATTACACTCGTGGTTGTGGCTGGGAGCTCGGCTTCGAGCCATCAAGCCAGTTTAATTAACTCTCCGGCTGGGCTGGGTTCAGTTTTGGATGAGGCTTCGGCTGCCAATGTGGCAGCAGTGGTAGCAGCCAAAACTAATTTGACGATTGCTTCCGATGCTAATCAGACCGCTTCGGCTTTGAGCGCGCAAATATCCCTACCTACTTCCAGTAGTGACTTTTTGAATAAACGACAGGCCGTTGCCACCAGCGGGGCCGATCAGCACACTATTATTAATTACAGCGTGGCCGATGGCGATACCCTTTCCGGTATCGCGGCTAAATTTAATGTCACAACCGCCACCATTAAGTGGGCTAATAATTTAACTGACTCTGATAACATCAAGCCCGGTCAAGCCCTAACTATTTTGCCGATTAGTGGCTTGCTCTACACCGTTCAAGGGGGCGATACGGCCGATAGTTTGGCGGCTAAATATCAATCGAATGCCGCTCAAATCCTGAGCTTTAATGATGCTGAGGTTAAGGGTCTAACACCTGGCCAACAAATTATCATCCCCGATGGCGTCAAAGCTGATGCTCCAGCTGCCAAGGCCGCCACCAACATTGCTATCGCTACCAGCGGGCGTAACAGCCGCCTCTTGCCTCGGTTGGCCTTCAGCGGTAATGGTTACGCCTATGGTTATTGCACTTACTACGTGGCTAGCCGCCGCTATGTGCCCAGTAACTGGGGCAATGCTGCTGCCTGGTATTACAATGCCAAAGCTAGCGGTTACGCCGTGGGCTCAGCCCCGGCCGCCGGCGCCATCGCTTGGACCTCCGGTGGTTACTACGGCCATGTGGCCTATGTTGAGGGAGTTTCGGGCGGCATGGTGACGGTTTCGGAAATGAATTACAACGGCGGTTGGAACCACATC
- a CDS encoding inosine/xanthosine triphosphatase, with protein sequence MMPSVCVGTTNPVKIAATLQAFTKVWPEKHWDVFGRSVDSGVPDQPMTMATARLGALTRAGNAMTQSTADFGVGMEGGLWSESGSIMECGWIAIVDRGGRLGWGATPSMLVPPAITELLRQGMDLNQACEAVLGQANLGTGSGFFGVMTNCGLPRLEAYRDGAIFAMARFTHPDLYDGHDNSAFQLTYLVVPEGLQTNCAGCGQPIAVGQHYLDVVTTLGSNMGPNYRPVRDVEPTALPARVHDPDCWLAWVRDDEIIRNVFAR encoded by the coding sequence ATGATGCCAAGCGTATGTGTTGGCACAACCAACCCAGTCAAAATTGCGGCGACCCTGCAGGCTTTCACGAAAGTTTGGCCTGAAAAACACTGGGATGTCTTCGGCCGAAGCGTCGATTCTGGGGTTCCAGATCAACCAATGACGATGGCAACTGCTCGTTTGGGTGCGCTGACTCGAGCTGGAAATGCCATGACCCAATCTACAGCCGATTTCGGTGTGGGTATGGAGGGTGGGTTGTGGAGTGAAAGTGGCTCGATTATGGAGTGCGGCTGGATCGCAATTGTTGACCGCGGAGGTCGGCTGGGTTGGGGTGCCACTCCATCGATGCTGGTACCACCAGCCATAACCGAACTGTTGCGGCAGGGCATGGACCTCAACCAAGCTTGCGAGGCAGTCTTAGGTCAAGCGAATCTTGGAACCGGCAGCGGATTCTTCGGGGTTATGACAAACTGTGGGTTACCACGTTTGGAGGCCTATCGTGATGGGGCCATCTTTGCTATGGCGCGATTTACCCACCCTGATCTATACGACGGCCACGACAACTCAGCATTCCAGTTAACCTATCTGGTAGTTCCGGAAGGTTTGCAGACCAATTGTGCTGGTTGTGGCCAGCCGATCGCAGTCGGGCAGCATTATCTGGATGTAGTCACGACCCTGGGCTCCAACATGGGTCCCAACTATCGGCCAGTACGTGACGTGGAACCCACGGCACTTCCTGCTAGGGTTCACGATCCAGACTGTTGGTTGGCATGGGTACGCGATGATGAGATCATCCGCAACGTCTTTGCTCGCTAG
- the mltG gene encoding endolytic transglycosylase MltG: MKRWWLIGAGVVAGLLIVAAYASYRYELRPANTKLAEPIAFGIDPGQKVNAISAKLQQAGIIRSRWAFNVYVTLHGLRRKIQAGYYELSPADTAATNAKIIARGIVVNKAFLVREGETTQQIEAAALSQWLRGGDLPAAIEHDTYNGSFLIDRPAGASLEGYLFPDTYEISPSTTPHQLVQAMLNNFGTKITSETVAGCAKQGLNLHQCITMASIIEREVAHAADRPIVAQVFLKRLRIGMALESDVTALYGAQLNGQTNVTNIRSIISPYNTYLHPGLPPGPIANPGLGAINAVINPASTDYLYFVADKDGNTHFARTFAEHQANVAKYL; this comes from the coding sequence TTGAAGCGCTGGTGGCTGATTGGGGCTGGTGTAGTCGCGGGGCTGCTAATTGTGGCGGCCTACGCTAGCTATCGCTATGAACTGCGGCCGGCTAACACCAAGCTCGCAGAACCCATCGCCTTTGGCATTGACCCCGGCCAAAAGGTCAACGCTATTTCGGCCAAGTTGCAACAAGCTGGCATTATCCGCAGCCGCTGGGCTTTTAATGTTTACGTCACTTTGCACGGCTTGCGTCGCAAGATCCAAGCCGGCTACTATGAACTCTCCCCAGCTGACACGGCAGCCACCAACGCCAAAATTATTGCTCGTGGCATTGTGGTAAACAAAGCCTTTTTGGTCCGCGAGGGCGAAACTACCCAGCAAATTGAAGCCGCGGCTCTTAGCCAATGGTTGCGTGGCGGTGATTTGCCGGCAGCCATTGAACACGATACGTACAATGGTAGTTTTTTGATTGACCGCCCAGCTGGTGCCAGCCTCGAGGGCTATCTCTTTCCTGATACTTACGAAATTTCGCCTAGCACCACTCCTCATCAACTCGTTCAAGCCATGTTGAATAACTTTGGCACTAAAATCACGTCTGAAACGGTCGCAGGTTGCGCCAAACAGGGCCTGAACCTGCACCAGTGTATTACTATGGCCTCCATCATCGAACGTGAAGTGGCTCATGCGGCTGATCGGCCGATTGTGGCCCAAGTTTTCTTGAAGCGTCTGCGGATTGGTATGGCGCTCGAAAGCGACGTAACGGCTCTTTACGGTGCCCAGCTCAATGGGCAAACCAACGTCACCAATATCCGATCAATAATTTCGCCCTACAACACCTACCTGCACCCCGGCTTGCCGCCTGGCCCAATCGCTAACCCCGGCTTAGGCGCCATCAACGCCGTTATTAACCCGGCTAGCACCGATTACCTCTACTTCGTGGCCGACAAAGACGGCAATACCCATTTTGCCCGCACCTTTGCTGAACACCAGGCCAACGTGGCCAAATATTTGTAG
- the ruvX gene encoding Holliday junction resolvase RuvX: protein MARRFLGVDYGAKRVGLAIADDAIKVARPWRIIERDHLPLVDTLRSLITSEGITDIVLGLPRNLDGDDTAQTAEVRQFAQDLERLGLPVTLQDEALTSQNLPSSGQAVDDAAAAQILQDYLENH, encoded by the coding sequence GTGGCTAGGCGTTTTTTGGGGGTAGATTATGGCGCTAAGCGCGTTGGGCTAGCCATTGCCGACGATGCCATCAAAGTGGCCAGGCCTTGGCGGATAATTGAACGCGACCATCTGCCCTTGGTGGACACACTGCGTTCACTGATTACTTCGGAGGGCATTACCGATATCGTCCTTGGCTTGCCCCGTAACCTTGATGGCGACGACACAGCCCAAACGGCTGAGGTGCGCCAGTTTGCTCAAGATTTAGAACGTTTAGGTTTGCCAGTGACACTGCAGGATGAGGCGCTCACTAGCCAAAATCTACCATCTAGTGGTCAAGCCGTTGACGATGCCGCGGCCGCCCAAATCCTACAAGATTATTTGGAGAATCATTGA
- a CDS encoding cell division FtsA domain-containing protein, with the protein MALKLLQKLSKRPAGPRYLVALDIGTEFVKALIGKVEGNHIDIVGVGRQRQRLTDMQSGAVTDIAGVVENCDAALKVAENMSGLVAKDAVIGIAGELVKGASTTIKYKRTNPQVPIDMGELKKILDKVQYRAFERAREQLSWETGYQEIDVKLVNTAIVDVQIDGYRVTNPIGFQGRDVSIQLFNAFAPMVHLGALQAVANHLDLNLINIAAEPFAVAKSVGEQDSAEFSAIFIDIGGGTTDIALVNNGGVEGTKMFAIGGRSFTKRIAQAKGSSFERAEQMKLDYASGKLNQADSKVVEEALAGDIEVWLSGVELSLAEFNKVDHLPSKILLCGGGTGLPEIVQALKGSTWYKSLPFARKPTVSHISPSEVTRVHDTTGKLTSYADITPMGLANLGLDAVNTGSITEGLVQKLTKAIQA; encoded by the coding sequence ATGGCTTTAAAATTACTCCAGAAATTATCCAAACGGCCGGCGGGGCCCAGGTATTTGGTGGCCCTCGATATTGGCACTGAATTTGTGAAAGCTCTGATTGGAAAAGTCGAGGGTAATCATATTGATATTGTCGGCGTTGGCCGCCAACGCCAGCGTTTGACCGATATGCAGTCTGGGGCCGTGACCGATATTGCCGGCGTGGTCGAAAACTGCGATGCGGCTCTCAAAGTAGCTGAAAATATGAGTGGGCTGGTGGCCAAAGACGCCGTCATTGGTATTGCCGGCGAACTGGTCAAAGGTGCCTCTACCACTATTAAATATAAGCGAACCAACCCTCAAGTCCCGATCGATATGGGAGAGTTGAAAAAGATTTTGGACAAGGTCCAATACCGAGCCTTTGAGCGGGCCCGGGAACAGCTCAGTTGGGAAACCGGCTACCAAGAAATTGACGTTAAGCTGGTTAATACTGCTATCGTTGATGTTCAAATCGATGGCTACCGCGTCACAAACCCGATCGGCTTCCAGGGCCGGGACGTTAGTATCCAACTCTTTAACGCCTTCGCTCCCATGGTTCATTTGGGCGCACTCCAAGCCGTGGCTAACCACTTGGATTTGAACTTAATAAACATTGCGGCCGAGCCCTTTGCGGTGGCCAAATCGGTCGGCGAACAGGATTCGGCCGAATTTAGTGCCATCTTCATCGATATCGGCGGTGGAACGACCGATATTGCGCTTGTTAATAATGGTGGTGTTGAAGGCACCAAAATGTTTGCCATTGGCGGCCGCAGTTTTACCAAGCGCATCGCTCAAGCCAAGGGCAGCAGTTTTGAGCGTGCCGAACAAATGAAACTTGATTATGCTAGCGGCAAACTAAATCAAGCTGATAGCAAAGTAGTGGAGGAAGCTTTGGCCGGCGATATTGAGGTTTGGCTCTCGGGCGTCGAGCTTTCACTAGCTGAGTTTAATAAGGTTGATCATTTGCCTTCCAAGATTTTGCTCTGCGGTGGTGGCACTGGTTTGCCTGAAATCGTTCAAGCGCTCAAAGGCAGCACTTGGTATAAAAGCCTGCCTTTTGCTCGCAAGCCAACCGTCAGTCACATTTCGCCATCAGAAGTCACGCGAGTTCACGATACCACCGGCAAGCTAACTAGCTATGCCGACATTACCCCAATGGGGCTAGCTAACCTTGGGCTCGATGCCGTAAACACTGGTAGTATTACAGAGGGACTGGTCCAAAAACTAACCAAGGCGATTCAGGCATGA
- a CDS encoding alanine--tRNA ligase, whose protein sequence is MNASEIRQKYLDFFKAKDHTIIPRANLVPQDDPTTLFTGSGMQPLLPYLLGQKHPSGTRLVNSQTCFRAEDIDEVGDNRHTTFFEMLGNWSLGEYFKAEQLPWLFEFLTDVVGLDPTKLYVTALIGDDTYKIPRDTESVETWTKLFKDKGIDPKVAEMGSEADSYNRGIKPDERIFLYDVKKNWWNRGEKGPRTTPVGDPCGPSAEVFYLFDGIEHDAKWGMHCHPNCDCGRFLEIANSVFMQYVKTKDDGLVDLPHKNVDFGGGLERIAAAALDNSDVFKISLMWPIIEKLEQISGKKYQDHVEAKRIIADHMRSAVFMACDGVMPSNTGQGYVLRRLLRRAIRRGHELGIEQGLIREVAPVVANLYRDAYPEVIKHEDKVIRILEHEEKVFRQTLRKGLREFDKLRLEFLHYGSEKDGSEVEGPLLLTGELIFKLFDTYGFPPELSAEEAGKRDIQLADDWRENFDQLMTEQRERSRTATKGVFKGGLTDQSDKTIKYHTATHMLYKALRTVLGDDVEQRGSNITPERTRFDFSHHGKVTPEQQREVEKIVNDAIKADLPVTFKEMPTKEALDMGARGHFGEKYGDTVKVYTIGDPAKPYSMELCGGPHVEHTGVLGHFKIIKEEASSAGVRRIKAILE, encoded by the coding sequence ATGAACGCTTCCGAAATTCGCCAGAAATACTTAGATTTCTTTAAAGCCAAAGACCACACGATTATTCCGCGGGCTAACTTGGTGCCGCAAGACGACCCGACTACGCTCTTTACTGGCAGCGGCATGCAGCCACTGCTGCCGTATTTGTTGGGGCAGAAACATCCGTCCGGCACCCGTTTGGTCAATTCACAAACATGCTTTCGTGCTGAAGACATCGACGAAGTCGGCGACAATCGCCACACCACCTTTTTTGAGATGCTTGGCAACTGGAGCTTGGGTGAGTACTTTAAAGCCGAGCAGCTGCCCTGGCTGTTTGAGTTTTTGACTGATGTGGTTGGACTTGATCCAACAAAACTCTACGTCACGGCTTTAATTGGTGATGATACATACAAAATCCCACGCGATACCGAATCCGTGGAGACTTGGACCAAACTTTTCAAAGACAAAGGCATCGACCCGAAGGTGGCCGAAATGGGTTCCGAAGCGGACAGCTACAATCGCGGAATCAAGCCAGACGAACGCATATTTCTCTATGACGTAAAGAAGAACTGGTGGAATCGGGGCGAAAAAGGCCCGCGAACTACCCCCGTGGGGGATCCTTGTGGCCCTAGTGCCGAGGTTTTCTACTTGTTTGACGGTATCGAACACGACGCCAAGTGGGGCATGCATTGCCATCCCAATTGCGATTGCGGCCGTTTCTTGGAGATCGCTAACTCGGTCTTTATGCAGTATGTCAAAACTAAGGATGACGGTTTAGTCGATCTGCCACACAAGAACGTTGATTTTGGTGGCGGACTAGAGCGGATTGCGGCGGCGGCGCTAGATAATTCGGATGTCTTTAAGATCAGCCTGATGTGGCCGATTATCGAGAAGCTGGAGCAAATTAGCGGCAAGAAGTATCAAGATCACGTAGAAGCCAAACGCATCATAGCCGACCATATGCGCAGTGCGGTCTTTATGGCTTGCGACGGCGTCATGCCGAGTAACACCGGTCAGGGCTATGTGCTGAGGCGGTTACTGCGCCGGGCCATTCGCCGCGGCCACGAACTAGGCATTGAGCAGGGCCTGATCCGCGAGGTAGCACCGGTGGTGGCTAATCTTTATCGCGACGCCTACCCCGAAGTAATTAAGCATGAAGACAAAGTTATCCGAATTCTGGAGCACGAAGAAAAAGTCTTCCGCCAAACGCTAAGAAAAGGATTACGAGAGTTTGATAAACTGAGGCTCGAATTCTTGCATTATGGATCCGAGAAGGATGGGAGCGAAGTGGAGGGTCCGTTGCTCTTAACGGGGGAGCTAATATTTAAGCTTTTTGACACCTATGGATTCCCACCCGAACTGTCAGCTGAAGAGGCAGGGAAAAGGGACATTCAACTTGCAGATGACTGGCGCGAAAACTTTGATCAGTTGATGACCGAACAGCGCGAGCGGTCGCGCACCGCCACCAAGGGTGTGTTCAAGGGTGGGTTAACCGACCAATCTGATAAAACCATCAAATACCACACTGCCACCCACATGCTGTACAAGGCTTTGCGAACAGTTTTGGGTGATGATGTGGAGCAGCGAGGGAGTAACATCACGCCCGAGCGGACGCGTTTTGACTTTAGCCACCACGGTAAAGTCACGCCCGAGCAACAGCGCGAGGTCGAAAAGATCGTTAATGACGCTATCAAAGCTGACCTGCCGGTGACGTTCAAGGAGATGCCAACCAAAGAAGCTCTGGATATGGGAGCTCGCGGGCACTTTGGCGAAAAGTACGGTGACACCGTCAAGGTCTACACTATCGGCGACCCAGCCAAACCTTATAGTATGGAACTTTGCGGCGGCCCGCACGTGGAACACACTGGCGTTTTGGGCCACTTCAAAATCATCAAAGAAGAAGCCAGCTCGGCCGGGGTGCGGCGGATCAAAGCTATCTTAGAATAA
- the mnmA gene encoding tRNA 2-thiouridine(34) synthase MnmA, which yields MKTVYVGLSGGVDSSVTAALLKQQSYRVVGVYMKNWTQDVAGNICPWQQDLADARAVAAKLDIAFKVFDFQDQYKHLVVDYMIAEYQAGRTPNPDIMCNQEVKFALFLKAALADGADLIATGHYARIKDGQLLKGLDPGKDQSYFLCRMPAESLGKVLMPIGEYHKAEVRKLAAKFGLPTAKKPDSQGICFVGEIGVKDFLSQYVQAEPGPIKLLDGTKIGQHEGAIFYTLGQRKGLGVGGGKPYYVTSKDMTTNTVYVTDEPRGMELFSDEFEIENPHLFDDIETGKRYQVLTRHMGNLIDCTISKSGGIYVIKMDRSERAVTPGQSAVIYDGDRVVGSGIISSAKPALATHNR from the coding sequence ATGAAAACGGTTTATGTTGGTTTGAGTGGGGGAGTCGATAGCTCGGTCACAGCTGCGCTTTTGAAGCAGCAAAGTTACCGGGTGGTTGGCGTATATATGAAAAACTGGACCCAGGATGTGGCCGGGAACATTTGCCCGTGGCAGCAAGACCTAGCTGACGCCCGAGCGGTGGCGGCCAAGCTTGATATTGCGTTCAAGGTGTTTGATTTTCAGGACCAATACAAGCATTTGGTGGTCGATTACATGATTGCAGAATACCAGGCCGGCCGCACGCCCAACCCTGACATTATGTGTAACCAGGAGGTCAAGTTCGCCTTGTTTTTAAAGGCAGCTTTAGCTGACGGCGCCGATTTGATTGCGACGGGGCATTATGCCCGAATCAAGGATGGTCAGTTGCTCAAAGGCCTTGATCCGGGCAAGGACCAAAGCTACTTCCTCTGCCGTATGCCAGCCGAGTCGCTGGGTAAGGTTTTGATGCCGATTGGGGAGTATCACAAGGCCGAGGTTCGTAAATTAGCAGCTAAATTTGGGCTCCCAACAGCCAAAAAGCCCGACTCGCAAGGCATCTGTTTTGTGGGGGAGATTGGTGTTAAAGATTTTTTGAGCCAGTACGTCCAAGCTGAGCCTGGCCCCATTAAGCTACTCGACGGCACGAAAATTGGCCAACACGAGGGCGCCATTTTCTACACCTTGGGTCAACGCAAAGGTTTGGGTGTGGGTGGTGGCAAGCCATATTATGTCACCAGTAAAGATATGACGACCAACACCGTTTATGTGACCGATGAACCGCGTGGCATGGAACTATTTAGTGATGAATTCGAGATTGAGAATCCACACCTATTTGATGATATTGAAACTGGTAAACGGTATCAGGTGCTGACGCGGCATATGGGCAACTTGATTGACTGCACCATCTCAAAGTCGGGTGGAATTTACGTCATCAAAATGGATCGCAGTGAGCGGGCCGTTACACCTGGACAATCGGCCGTAATCTACGATGGCGACCGCGTAGTTGGTAGCGGCATCATCTCCAGTGCTAAACCGGCATTGGCCACTCATAACAGGTAG
- a CDS encoding CvpA family protein, translating to MTLAGWLIDLAIVAGLIRAIMRGAETGLVRVLFDVGGLLLATLAGLVAYQHLSSWLAHHIGLPPTITPILAFVLAWTLVEGLYLALWKFWPLRHQRSSLGMSISKAAAATLSALSYLVLVALTLIVLVGLPLPAGLKNALAASRISSTMLASTNQLQSEVNHFINQNLSTFNFVTVEPKTDNESIALGFKVTNGTVRPDLENRMLELVNQERTSQGLAPLTINVKAQQVARDHSRDMFARGYFSHITPEGLDPFERMHQGGVTFLAAGENLALAPTLPLAHQGLMNSPGHRANILDSDYASVGIGIIDGGRYGLMITQDFTD from the coding sequence ATGACGCTAGCGGGTTGGTTAATCGATCTAGCCATCGTCGCCGGCCTGATTCGAGCCATTATGCGCGGCGCCGAAACTGGGCTGGTGCGGGTGCTATTTGATGTGGGCGGACTGTTGCTTGCAACTTTGGCCGGGCTTGTGGCCTATCAACATTTGAGTTCTTGGCTGGCCCATCACATTGGCTTGCCACCAACCATCACCCCGATTTTGGCTTTCGTTCTAGCCTGGACATTGGTCGAAGGTCTTTACTTGGCCCTTTGGAAGTTTTGGCCGCTCCGGCACCAGCGCTCATCATTGGGAATGAGCATTTCTAAAGCCGCCGCCGCCACTTTGAGCGCCCTATCATATTTGGTGCTAGTGGCTCTAACCCTGATTGTTTTGGTTGGTCTACCGCTGCCAGCCGGTCTGAAGAATGCTCTAGCCGCTAGCCGCATCAGCTCAACTATGCTTGCTTCGACCAATCAATTGCAGTCCGAGGTTAACCACTTTATCAACCAAAATCTCTCGACTTTCAACTTTGTCACGGTTGAACCTAAAACCGACAATGAATCGATTGCTCTTGGGTTCAAAGTCACCAATGGCACTGTTCGCCCGGACCTAGAGAATCGCATGCTGGAACTGGTCAATCAAGAACGAACCAGCCAAGGATTAGCCCCACTTACAATCAACGTAAAGGCTCAGCAGGTGGCTCGCGATCACAGCCGCGATATGTTTGCTCGTGGCTACTTTTCGCACATTACGCCCGAGGGCTTGGATCCTTTTGAGCGCATGCACCAAGGTGGCGTAACTTTTTTGGCAGCGGGCGAAAACCTAGCTCTTGCCCCAACCCTTCCTCTCGCTCACCAGGGTCTGATGAATTCACCGGGTCATCGCGCCAATATTTTGGATTCGGATTACGCGAGCGTTGGCATCGGCATAATTGATGGGGGGCGCTACGGCTTGATGATTACCCAAGATTTTACGGATTAA
- a CDS encoding YdcF family protein: protein MKRAVVWLIVVAVGLGGLVIGLVFGIGYFLAPQSQLAHADAIVAISGGETDARAREAIKLYRDQYAPTLIFSGAAQDSSGPSNARAMERLAIEAGIEPDAIIIDEASSNTAQNAEAVASIAHNHAIHSIILVTSPYHQRRAAISFSRALGPDVKIINHSAPDQSWRRSRWWANPYAYGLTLSELQKTVFLMVTGSK, encoded by the coding sequence ATGAAAAGGGCAGTGGTGTGGTTGATAGTTGTGGCGGTCGGCTTAGGCGGACTGGTTATCGGGTTAGTCTTCGGCATAGGCTACTTTTTGGCGCCCCAGAGTCAACTGGCTCATGCCGATGCCATCGTGGCTATTAGCGGCGGCGAAACCGACGCTCGGGCTAGAGAAGCCATCAAGCTCTATCGCGACCAATATGCCCCGACGCTAATATTTTCTGGCGCGGCTCAAGATTCAAGCGGCCCTTCCAACGCCCGAGCTATGGAGCGATTGGCCATTGAGGCCGGCATTGAACCCGATGCCATCATTATCGACGAGGCCTCATCCAACACAGCTCAGAATGCCGAGGCGGTGGCTTCGATTGCTCACAACCACGCCATCCATAGCATCATTTTGGTGACGTCGCCCTATCACCAACGTCGAGCAGCCATTAGCTTTTCACGGGCGCTGGGACCGGACGTCAAAATTATCAATCACTCGGCGCCCGATCAATCCTGGCGGCGGTCGCGCTGGTGGGCCAACCCCTATGCTTACGGTCTAACGCTGTCTGAATTGCAAAAAACCGTCTTTTTGATGGTGACCGGGAGTAAGTAG
- a CDS encoding cysteine desulfurase family protein, whose protein sequence is MKAEKRVYLDYAAATPLDPAVKASMEPYLAGEFANPSSLYAEGRAAKLALEAARKQVAMVLGAKPSEIIFTAGGTEAVNFAIQGVSKSYPQGRVLALATEHQAVLAIIEKLGDRGGLIPVKKNGRINRDQLEKLIADNVVLLCIGLANSELGTIQPMAEIAQLIASTGADRKKRGIDLPIYLFSDGAQATGHLSLQVSRLGVDLMALNGAKIYGPKGAGALYVRTGTKLEPLIYGGGQEKGLRSGSESLVQSTGFATALELAEQRRQADERRYGELNRFLKSELTKIPGLTINNPQHSLPSIINFRIDKQNGEDLVYKLDAAGFAVATGAACGASNNQPSHVLLAIGLTLDQANSSLRLTLGRSTTQTELDQFIQTLRSLIKA, encoded by the coding sequence ATGAAAGCTGAAAAGAGGGTTTATTTAGATTATGCGGCAGCCACGCCGCTCGACCCAGCCGTCAAAGCGTCTATGGAGCCGTATTTGGCTGGTGAGTTTGCTAATCCCTCAAGCCTATATGCCGAAGGGCGGGCGGCTAAGTTAGCATTGGAGGCTGCCCGCAAGCAGGTGGCCATGGTTTTGGGCGCCAAACCGAGCGAAATTATCTTTACCGCCGGTGGGACCGAGGCAGTCAACTTTGCCATTCAGGGCGTCAGCAAAAGTTATCCACAGGGTAGAGTGCTGGCGCTGGCGACTGAGCATCAGGCCGTTTTGGCCATTATTGAAAAACTGGGTGATAGGGGTGGGTTGATTCCAGTTAAAAAGAACGGCCGGATCAACCGCGACCAGCTGGAAAAGCTAATAGCTGATAATGTTGTCTTGCTCTGTATCGGTTTGGCGAATAGCGAGCTAGGCACCATTCAACCAATGGCCGAAATTGCTCAACTAATCGCTAGCACTGGCGCCGACCGCAAAAAACGCGGCATTGATCTGCCGATTTATTTATTTAGCGACGGCGCCCAAGCCACCGGTCACCTCAGCCTGCAAGTCAGCCGGCTGGGCGTGGACTTGATGGCTCTAAACGGCGCCAAGATTTATGGACCAAAGGGTGCAGGCGCGCTTTACGTTCGCACTGGCACCAAATTAGAGCCACTGATCTACGGCGGTGGGCAGGAGAAGGGACTGCGCAGCGGTAGTGAATCGCTGGTGCAGTCGACGGGTTTTGCCACGGCCTTGGAATTGGCCGAACAGCGCCGGCAGGCAGACGAGCGGCGCTACGGTGAGCTGAACCGATTCTTAAAATCAGAACTGACGAAAATACCGGGGCTCACAATCAACAATCCCCAACACAGCCTGCCTAGCATTATTAATTTTCGTATTGATAAGCAAAACGGTGAGGATTTGGTTTACAAGCTCGATGCGGCTGGTTTTGCCGTGGCCACCGGCGCCGCCTGCGGGGCTTCGAACAATCAGCCCTCACATGTGCTGTTAGCGATTGGCTTAACTCTAGATCAAGCCAATTCGTCATTGCGCTTGACGTTAGGGCGATCGACGACTCAAACCGAATTAGATCAGTTTATACAAACCTTAAGGAGCCTGATCAAAGCCTAA